One segment of Manihot esculenta cultivar AM560-2 chromosome 4, M.esculenta_v8, whole genome shotgun sequence DNA contains the following:
- the LOC110613125 gene encoding protein GAMETE EXPRESSED 2 isoform X3 — protein MAIRYLIRILGFFSLFFPAFESSTSDKAKVPNFAFSWLNDNNTFQAGDTAAIKIIVLGEFDSKGNASLDKNAFNPTLTVNGKKGNSSFVSGVFLDTAGDTSTWRITFAPIRVGVFNVFINDDPFKVFDSSLHYEALPGKIYPSVCIASWMGFLNEFEAGERATIFIVPRDAFGNDVSSTGEELNSYNFTVSVLYANGSLANVPNITHVGWNELGIISIEFIAEKAGDLLLHVKGGKQTLNGSPLPLKVNPGPLDISNCLPKWKFETNAWQIFSKMEIFIHQQDQYGNLVSGLYEFDADIVERETNLTIPVADLHFEDVVPGIQLFSFSLLEPGNFLLTISDLEHNRSISNMPFAYTVFIGYCDGSASTVNGSGLNDSIAVVHKEACISFTGNGPAQELSQTEISPAPSDVTMNISAGHFEVAASVFHVIYTAEKSGIYEIYAFCGNILLSGVQSFRKEVKAGKVDVSLSKIVKFSPKVPKLIENEMWVQLMDSFSNHVLSQQSLLKLEIAVNRSGFSTEMFVDNNDGSYTCQYMAKDVGTNEMCVSFDGLHLMPCPFGVNVYGGEYFPKAYDDKISVWEDESIAFDVLANDYFAGHNASIVEFSKPNCGSLLQDGQFFRYTPYQNYYGNDSFMYTISDVNGNLAFATVSIDVLNIPPQFISFPSQLQATEDMISPRYGGFSGFEIRSSDPMENISVTLRADFGTLFLSPLLMQFWDPIWGKFLVKREDDEAKSLTLEGCVDVMNLALQSIQYLGNVNFSGNDTVRFSANNKNGINEIAVPAFVQSINDPPFINVPKFIILKGKEDKSLIFDKARDEFEFCVGDPDLLNFPGKKSLFIVAFSVEVNDGFLITSLPAELIDTTELKLINNYQWQPLQTYVTISKHFMVKAHGIRFRGTINDCNLVMQQLSYHGGENGAVLTLKVNDMGNYGCYSDCTDNISMPLHVKATVNLIRKRPMSSLAVHTLGSVVIIEFLMVLSFGVVLLFFTCKCAILLVNERSSFKFQNSKQSTLRNFQKESSSADLSEKTTDLTGGCSRYLSIYHRTSSFRQRSSRHSELAESGQDIHSPSQSTKGHHLQALPDFMPLAIEKGS, from the exons ATGGCAATTCGTTATCTCATTCGTATCTTGGGttttttttccctcttcttCCCCGCATTTGAATCTTCAACCTCAG ATAAAGCAAAAGTTCCAAATTTCGCTTTCAGTTGGTTAAATGACAACAACACATTCCAAGCTGGGGATACTGCAGCCATAAAGATCATAGTACTGGGAGAGTTTGACAGTAAAGGAAATGCTTCACTTGATAAGAATGCTTTCAATCCTACACTCACAGTGAATGGGAAGAAAGGAAATAGTTCTTTCGTTTCTGGGGTTTTCCTGGATACTGCAGGGGATACCAGTACCTGGAGAATTACTTTTGCTCCAATCAGAGTTGGGGTCTTTAATGTCTTCATCAATGATGATCCTTTCAAAGTATTTGATTCATCTCTCCATTACGAAGCTCTGCCAG GGAAAATTTATCCATCTGTCTGCATAGCGTCATGGATGggatttttaaatgagtttgaagCTGGTGAAAGAGCTACTATTTTCATTGTTCCTAGAGATGCATTTGGGAATGATGTTTCTTCAACTGGTGAAGAATTAAATTCCTATAATTTTACAGTTAGTGTGCTTTATGCGAATGGTTCCCTTGCCAATGTTCCAAACATCACTCACGTTGGTTGGAATGAGCTTGGGATTATTAGCATTGAGTTtattgcagaaaaagctggagaCCTTTTATTGCATGTGAAAGGAGGAAAGCAAACCTTGAATGGCTCTCCACTTCCGTTGAAAGTGAATCCAG GTCCTCTAGACATTTCCAATTGCCTGCCAAAATGGAAGTTTGAGACAAATGCTTGGCAAATATTTTCCAAAATGGAAATTTTTATACATCAACAAGATCAGTATGGGAACCTTGTTTCTGGACTATATGAATTTGATGCTGATATTGTTGAAAGAGAGACAAATCTGACTATACCAGTTGCAGATTTGCACTTTGAAGATGTGGTTCCAGGAATACAGTTATTCTCTTTCAGTCTATTAGAACCGGGAAACTTCTTGCTCACTATATCTGATTTGGAGCATAATAGAAGCATCTCCAATATGCCGTTTGCTTATACTGTCTTTATAG GTTATTGTGATGGATCAGCCAGCACTGTCAACGGATCTGGTTTAAATGATTCCATTGCTG TGGTTCACAAGGAGGCATGCATCTCTTTCACAGGAAATGGACCTGCTCAAGAACTCAGCCAGACAGAAATTTCTCCAGCACCATCTGATGTTACAATGAACATT tctGCTGGACACTTTGAAGTTGCAGCCAGTGTTTTTCATGTGATTTATACTGCTGAGAAGAGTGGGATATATGAAATATATGCATTTTGTGGAAATATTTTACTGAGTGGTGTTCAATCATTCAGAAAGGAAGTTAAAGCAG GTAAGGTTGATGTATCTCTTTCAAAAATTGTGAAATTTTCTCCCAAGGTGCCAAAGCTGATTGAAAATGAAATGTGGGTGCAACTAATGGATTCATTTTCTAATCATGTCTTGTCCCAACAGTCACTGCTAAAACTAGAGATTGCTGTAAATAGGTCTGGTTTTTCAACAGAAATGTTTGTTGATAATAATGATGGGTCATATACTTGTCAATATATGGCTAAGGATGTTGGAACCAATGAGATGTGTGTTTCATTTGATGGCTTACATCTCATGCCCTGCCCCTTTGGAGTCAATGTGTATGGTG GTGAATATTTTCCTAAGGCTTATGATGATAAAATATCTGTTTGGGAGGATGAGTCTATTGCTTTTGATGTTTTAGCAAATGACTACTTTGCTGGACATAATGCAAGCATTGTTGAATTCTCgaaa CCAAATTGTGGTTCACTTTTACAGGATGGACAGTTCTTTAGATACACCCCCTATCAAAATTATTATGGGAATGACTCTTTTATGTATACAATATCAGATGTAAATGGCAATCTTGCTTTTGCTACTGTAAGCATTGATGTCCTCAATATCCCGCCCCAGTTTATTTCATTTCCAAGTCAGCTGCAAGCAACTGAGGACATGATAAGCCCTAGATATGG TGGTTTCTCAGGGTTTGAGATTAGGTCTTCTGATCCAATGGAGAACATTTCTGTCACTCTTAGAGCAGACTTTGGGACTCTGTTTTTATCGCCCCTGCTGATGCAATTTTGGGATCCAATTTGGGGGAAATTTTTAGTTAAGAGAGAAGATGATGAAGCAAAGAGTTTGACCTTAGAGGGATGTGTAGATGTGATGAATCTAGCACTTCAGTCAATTCAATATCTCGG AAATGTGAATTTCAGCGGCAATGATACTGTTCGTTTTTCTGCCAACAACAAGAATGGGATAAATGAGATTGCAGTTCCAGCTTTTGTACAATCTATCAATGATCCTCCATTTATTAACGTCCccaaatttatcatattaaagGGAAAGGAGGATAAGTCGCTGATCTTTGACAAAGCTAGGGACGAGTTTGAGTTCTGTGTTGGAGATCCAGATCTTCTTAATTTCCCTG GCAAAAAGTCTCTCTTTATAGTCGCATTTTCTGTTGAAGTTAATGATGGATTTCTAATAACCAGCCTACCAGCTGAACTTATAGATACAACTGAACTGAAGCTAATTAATAACTATCAGTGGCAACCTCTTCAGACATATGTTACTatttcaaaacattttatggTCAAAGCTCATGGAATCAGATTTAGGGGGACAATTAATGATTGCAACCTTGTCATGCAACAACTCTCATATCAT GGTGGAGAAAATGGTGCTGTTTTGACGTTGAAAGTAAATGATATGGGAAATTATGGTTGTTATTCTGATTGTACTGACAATATCTCAATGCCATTGCACGTTAAGGCTACTGTGAATCTTATCCGAAAAAGGCCAATGAGTTCATTGGCAGTTCACA CCCTTGGATCAGTtgttattattgaatttcttaTGGTTCTCTCTTTTGGAGTAGTACTTCTATTCTTCACATGTAAATGTGCAATTCTTCTTGTAAATGAAAGAAGCAGCTTCAAATTCCAAAACTCTAAGCAGTCTACTCTGCGAAATTTTCAGAAGGAATCT TCAAGTGCTGATTTATCTGAGAAAACAACTGACTTAACTGGTGGTTGTTCTCGATATCTTTCTATTTACCATCGAACTTCCAGCTTTCGACAACG CTCTAGCCGTCACTCTGAACTAGCAGAATCTGGCCAGGATATACATAGCCCCTCTCAATCTACTAAAGGTCATCATCTACAGGCTCTACCTGATTTTATGCCACTTGCTATTGAGAAGGGCTCGTAA
- the LOC110613125 gene encoding protein GAMETE EXPRESSED 2 isoform X10: MAIRYLIRILGFFSLFFPAFESSTSDKAKVPNFAFSWLNDNNTFQAGDTAAIKIIVLGEFDSKGNASLDKNAFNPTLTVNGKKGNSSFVSGVFLDTAGDTSTWRITFAPIRVGVFNVFINDDPFKVFDSSLHYEALPGKIYPSVCIASWMGFLNEFEAGERATIFIVPRDAFGNDVSSTGEELNSYNFTVSVLYANGSLANVPNITHVGWNELGIISIEFIAEKAGDLLLHVKGGKQTLNGSPLPLKVNPGPLDISNCLPKWKFETNAWQIFSKMEIFIHQQDQYGNLVSGLYEFDADIVERETNLTIPVADLHFEDVVPGIQLFSFSLLEPGNFLLTISDLEHNRSISNMPFAYTVFIGYCDGSASTVNGSGLNDSIAGEISQFSVYLFDIFQYPAFVELGSIKVQIVRENDSYYVQPSIVPIINGNGPAQELSQTEISPAPSDVTMNISAGHFEVAASVFHVIYTAEKSGIYEIYAFCGNILLSGVQSFRKEVKAGEYFPKAYDDKISVWEDESIAFDVLANDYFAGHNASIVEFSKDGQFFRYTPYQNYYGNDSFMYTISDVNGNLAFATVSIDVLNIPPQFISFPSQLQATEDMISPRYGGFSGFEIRSSDPMENISVTLRADFGTLFLSPLLMQFWDPIWGKFLVKREDDEAKSLTLEGCVDVMNLALQSIQYLGNVNFSGNDTVRFSANNKNGINEIAVPAFVQSINDPPFINVPKFIILKGKEDKSLIFDKARDEFEFCVGDPDLLNFPGKKSLFIVAFSVEVNDGFLITSLPAELIDTTELKLINNYQWQPLQTYVTISKHFMVKAHGIRFRGTINDCNLVMQQLSYHGGENGAVLTLKVNDMGNYGCYSDCTDNISMPLHVKATVNLIRKRPMSSLAVHTLGSVVIIEFLMVLSFGVVLLFFTCKCAILLVNERSSFKFQNSKQSTLRNFQKESSSADLSEKTTDLTGGCSRYLSIYHRTSSFRQRSSRHSELAESGQDIHSPSQSTKGHHLQALPDFMPLAIEKGS; this comes from the exons ATGGCAATTCGTTATCTCATTCGTATCTTGGGttttttttccctcttcttCCCCGCATTTGAATCTTCAACCTCAG ATAAAGCAAAAGTTCCAAATTTCGCTTTCAGTTGGTTAAATGACAACAACACATTCCAAGCTGGGGATACTGCAGCCATAAAGATCATAGTACTGGGAGAGTTTGACAGTAAAGGAAATGCTTCACTTGATAAGAATGCTTTCAATCCTACACTCACAGTGAATGGGAAGAAAGGAAATAGTTCTTTCGTTTCTGGGGTTTTCCTGGATACTGCAGGGGATACCAGTACCTGGAGAATTACTTTTGCTCCAATCAGAGTTGGGGTCTTTAATGTCTTCATCAATGATGATCCTTTCAAAGTATTTGATTCATCTCTCCATTACGAAGCTCTGCCAG GGAAAATTTATCCATCTGTCTGCATAGCGTCATGGATGggatttttaaatgagtttgaagCTGGTGAAAGAGCTACTATTTTCATTGTTCCTAGAGATGCATTTGGGAATGATGTTTCTTCAACTGGTGAAGAATTAAATTCCTATAATTTTACAGTTAGTGTGCTTTATGCGAATGGTTCCCTTGCCAATGTTCCAAACATCACTCACGTTGGTTGGAATGAGCTTGGGATTATTAGCATTGAGTTtattgcagaaaaagctggagaCCTTTTATTGCATGTGAAAGGAGGAAAGCAAACCTTGAATGGCTCTCCACTTCCGTTGAAAGTGAATCCAG GTCCTCTAGACATTTCCAATTGCCTGCCAAAATGGAAGTTTGAGACAAATGCTTGGCAAATATTTTCCAAAATGGAAATTTTTATACATCAACAAGATCAGTATGGGAACCTTGTTTCTGGACTATATGAATTTGATGCTGATATTGTTGAAAGAGAGACAAATCTGACTATACCAGTTGCAGATTTGCACTTTGAAGATGTGGTTCCAGGAATACAGTTATTCTCTTTCAGTCTATTAGAACCGGGAAACTTCTTGCTCACTATATCTGATTTGGAGCATAATAGAAGCATCTCCAATATGCCGTTTGCTTATACTGTCTTTATAG GTTATTGTGATGGATCAGCCAGCACTGTCAACGGATCTGGTTTAAATGATTCCATTGCTGGTGAAATTTCACAGTTTTCAGTCTATTTGTTTGACATTTTTCAATATCCTGCTTTCGTTGAACTAGGAAGCATTAAAGTGCAGATTGTAAGGGAAAATGATTCCTATTATGTGCAGCCAAGCATTGTTCCAATCATCAATG GAAATGGACCTGCTCAAGAACTCAGCCAGACAGAAATTTCTCCAGCACCATCTGATGTTACAATGAACATT tctGCTGGACACTTTGAAGTTGCAGCCAGTGTTTTTCATGTGATTTATACTGCTGAGAAGAGTGGGATATATGAAATATATGCATTTTGTGGAAATATTTTACTGAGTGGTGTTCAATCATTCAGAAAGGAAGTTAAAGCAG GTGAATATTTTCCTAAGGCTTATGATGATAAAATATCTGTTTGGGAGGATGAGTCTATTGCTTTTGATGTTTTAGCAAATGACTACTTTGCTGGACATAATGCAAGCATTGTTGAATTCTCgaaa GATGGACAGTTCTTTAGATACACCCCCTATCAAAATTATTATGGGAATGACTCTTTTATGTATACAATATCAGATGTAAATGGCAATCTTGCTTTTGCTACTGTAAGCATTGATGTCCTCAATATCCCGCCCCAGTTTATTTCATTTCCAAGTCAGCTGCAAGCAACTGAGGACATGATAAGCCCTAGATATGG TGGTTTCTCAGGGTTTGAGATTAGGTCTTCTGATCCAATGGAGAACATTTCTGTCACTCTTAGAGCAGACTTTGGGACTCTGTTTTTATCGCCCCTGCTGATGCAATTTTGGGATCCAATTTGGGGGAAATTTTTAGTTAAGAGAGAAGATGATGAAGCAAAGAGTTTGACCTTAGAGGGATGTGTAGATGTGATGAATCTAGCACTTCAGTCAATTCAATATCTCGG AAATGTGAATTTCAGCGGCAATGATACTGTTCGTTTTTCTGCCAACAACAAGAATGGGATAAATGAGATTGCAGTTCCAGCTTTTGTACAATCTATCAATGATCCTCCATTTATTAACGTCCccaaatttatcatattaaagGGAAAGGAGGATAAGTCGCTGATCTTTGACAAAGCTAGGGACGAGTTTGAGTTCTGTGTTGGAGATCCAGATCTTCTTAATTTCCCTG GCAAAAAGTCTCTCTTTATAGTCGCATTTTCTGTTGAAGTTAATGATGGATTTCTAATAACCAGCCTACCAGCTGAACTTATAGATACAACTGAACTGAAGCTAATTAATAACTATCAGTGGCAACCTCTTCAGACATATGTTACTatttcaaaacattttatggTCAAAGCTCATGGAATCAGATTTAGGGGGACAATTAATGATTGCAACCTTGTCATGCAACAACTCTCATATCAT GGTGGAGAAAATGGTGCTGTTTTGACGTTGAAAGTAAATGATATGGGAAATTATGGTTGTTATTCTGATTGTACTGACAATATCTCAATGCCATTGCACGTTAAGGCTACTGTGAATCTTATCCGAAAAAGGCCAATGAGTTCATTGGCAGTTCACA CCCTTGGATCAGTtgttattattgaatttcttaTGGTTCTCTCTTTTGGAGTAGTACTTCTATTCTTCACATGTAAATGTGCAATTCTTCTTGTAAATGAAAGAAGCAGCTTCAAATTCCAAAACTCTAAGCAGTCTACTCTGCGAAATTTTCAGAAGGAATCT TCAAGTGCTGATTTATCTGAGAAAACAACTGACTTAACTGGTGGTTGTTCTCGATATCTTTCTATTTACCATCGAACTTCCAGCTTTCGACAACG CTCTAGCCGTCACTCTGAACTAGCAGAATCTGGCCAGGATATACATAGCCCCTCTCAATCTACTAAAGGTCATCATCTACAGGCTCTACCTGATTTTATGCCACTTGCTATTGAGAAGGGCTCGTAA
- the LOC110613125 gene encoding protein GAMETE EXPRESSED 2 isoform X9, whose translation MAIRYLIRILGFFSLFFPAFESSTSDKAKVPNFAFSWLNDNNTFQAGDTAAIKIIVLGEFDSKGNASLDKNAFNPTLTVNGKKGNSSFVSGVFLDTAGDTSTWRITFAPIRVGVFNVFINDDPFKVFDSSLHYEALPGKIYPSVCIASWMGFLNEFEAGERATIFIVPRDAFGNDVSSTGEELNSYNFTVSVLYANGSLANVPNITHVGWNELGIISIEFIAEKAGDLLLHVKGGKQTLNGSPLPLKVNPGYCDGSASTVNGSGLNDSIAGEISQFSVYLFDIFQYPAFVELGSIKVQIVRENDSYYVQPSIVPIINGNGPAQELSQTEISPAPSDVTMNISAGHFEVAASVFHVIYTAEKSGIYEIYAFCGNILLSGVQSFRKEVKAGKVDVSLSKIVKFSPKVPKLIENEMWVQLMDSFSNHVLSQQSLLKLEIAVNRSGFSTEMFVDNNDGSYTCQYMAKDVGTNEMCVSFDGLHLMPCPFGVNVYGGEYFPKAYDDKISVWEDESIAFDVLANDYFAGHNASIVEFSKPNCGSLLQDGQFFRYTPYQNYYGNDSFMYTISDVNGNLAFATVSIDVLNIPPQFISFPSQLQATEDMISPRYGGFSGFEIRSSDPMENISVTLRADFGTLFLSPLLMQFWDPIWGKFLVKREDDEAKSLTLEGCVDVMNLALQSIQYLGNVNFSGNDTVRFSANNKNGINEIAVPAFVQSINDPPFINVPKFIILKGKEDKSLIFDKARDEFEFCVGDPDLLNFPGKKSLFIVAFSVEVNDGFLITSLPAELIDTTELKLINNYQWQPLQTYVTISKHFMVKAHGIRFRGTINDCNLVMQQLSYHGGENGAVLTLKVNDMGNYGCYSDCTDNISMPLHVKATVNLIRKRPMSSLAVHTLGSVVIIEFLMVLSFGVVLLFFTCKCAILLVNERSSFKFQNSKQSTLRNFQKESSSADLSEKTTDLTGGCSRYLSIYHRTSSFRQRSSRHSELAESGQDIHSPSQSTKGHHLQALPDFMPLAIEKGS comes from the exons ATGGCAATTCGTTATCTCATTCGTATCTTGGGttttttttccctcttcttCCCCGCATTTGAATCTTCAACCTCAG ATAAAGCAAAAGTTCCAAATTTCGCTTTCAGTTGGTTAAATGACAACAACACATTCCAAGCTGGGGATACTGCAGCCATAAAGATCATAGTACTGGGAGAGTTTGACAGTAAAGGAAATGCTTCACTTGATAAGAATGCTTTCAATCCTACACTCACAGTGAATGGGAAGAAAGGAAATAGTTCTTTCGTTTCTGGGGTTTTCCTGGATACTGCAGGGGATACCAGTACCTGGAGAATTACTTTTGCTCCAATCAGAGTTGGGGTCTTTAATGTCTTCATCAATGATGATCCTTTCAAAGTATTTGATTCATCTCTCCATTACGAAGCTCTGCCAG GGAAAATTTATCCATCTGTCTGCATAGCGTCATGGATGggatttttaaatgagtttgaagCTGGTGAAAGAGCTACTATTTTCATTGTTCCTAGAGATGCATTTGGGAATGATGTTTCTTCAACTGGTGAAGAATTAAATTCCTATAATTTTACAGTTAGTGTGCTTTATGCGAATGGTTCCCTTGCCAATGTTCCAAACATCACTCACGTTGGTTGGAATGAGCTTGGGATTATTAGCATTGAGTTtattgcagaaaaagctggagaCCTTTTATTGCATGTGAAAGGAGGAAAGCAAACCTTGAATGGCTCTCCACTTCCGTTGAAAGTGAATCCAG GTTATTGTGATGGATCAGCCAGCACTGTCAACGGATCTGGTTTAAATGATTCCATTGCTGGTGAAATTTCACAGTTTTCAGTCTATTTGTTTGACATTTTTCAATATCCTGCTTTCGTTGAACTAGGAAGCATTAAAGTGCAGATTGTAAGGGAAAATGATTCCTATTATGTGCAGCCAAGCATTGTTCCAATCATCAATG GAAATGGACCTGCTCAAGAACTCAGCCAGACAGAAATTTCTCCAGCACCATCTGATGTTACAATGAACATT tctGCTGGACACTTTGAAGTTGCAGCCAGTGTTTTTCATGTGATTTATACTGCTGAGAAGAGTGGGATATATGAAATATATGCATTTTGTGGAAATATTTTACTGAGTGGTGTTCAATCATTCAGAAAGGAAGTTAAAGCAG GTAAGGTTGATGTATCTCTTTCAAAAATTGTGAAATTTTCTCCCAAGGTGCCAAAGCTGATTGAAAATGAAATGTGGGTGCAACTAATGGATTCATTTTCTAATCATGTCTTGTCCCAACAGTCACTGCTAAAACTAGAGATTGCTGTAAATAGGTCTGGTTTTTCAACAGAAATGTTTGTTGATAATAATGATGGGTCATATACTTGTCAATATATGGCTAAGGATGTTGGAACCAATGAGATGTGTGTTTCATTTGATGGCTTACATCTCATGCCCTGCCCCTTTGGAGTCAATGTGTATGGTG GTGAATATTTTCCTAAGGCTTATGATGATAAAATATCTGTTTGGGAGGATGAGTCTATTGCTTTTGATGTTTTAGCAAATGACTACTTTGCTGGACATAATGCAAGCATTGTTGAATTCTCgaaa CCAAATTGTGGTTCACTTTTACAGGATGGACAGTTCTTTAGATACACCCCCTATCAAAATTATTATGGGAATGACTCTTTTATGTATACAATATCAGATGTAAATGGCAATCTTGCTTTTGCTACTGTAAGCATTGATGTCCTCAATATCCCGCCCCAGTTTATTTCATTTCCAAGTCAGCTGCAAGCAACTGAGGACATGATAAGCCCTAGATATGG TGGTTTCTCAGGGTTTGAGATTAGGTCTTCTGATCCAATGGAGAACATTTCTGTCACTCTTAGAGCAGACTTTGGGACTCTGTTTTTATCGCCCCTGCTGATGCAATTTTGGGATCCAATTTGGGGGAAATTTTTAGTTAAGAGAGAAGATGATGAAGCAAAGAGTTTGACCTTAGAGGGATGTGTAGATGTGATGAATCTAGCACTTCAGTCAATTCAATATCTCGG AAATGTGAATTTCAGCGGCAATGATACTGTTCGTTTTTCTGCCAACAACAAGAATGGGATAAATGAGATTGCAGTTCCAGCTTTTGTACAATCTATCAATGATCCTCCATTTATTAACGTCCccaaatttatcatattaaagGGAAAGGAGGATAAGTCGCTGATCTTTGACAAAGCTAGGGACGAGTTTGAGTTCTGTGTTGGAGATCCAGATCTTCTTAATTTCCCTG GCAAAAAGTCTCTCTTTATAGTCGCATTTTCTGTTGAAGTTAATGATGGATTTCTAATAACCAGCCTACCAGCTGAACTTATAGATACAACTGAACTGAAGCTAATTAATAACTATCAGTGGCAACCTCTTCAGACATATGTTACTatttcaaaacattttatggTCAAAGCTCATGGAATCAGATTTAGGGGGACAATTAATGATTGCAACCTTGTCATGCAACAACTCTCATATCAT GGTGGAGAAAATGGTGCTGTTTTGACGTTGAAAGTAAATGATATGGGAAATTATGGTTGTTATTCTGATTGTACTGACAATATCTCAATGCCATTGCACGTTAAGGCTACTGTGAATCTTATCCGAAAAAGGCCAATGAGTTCATTGGCAGTTCACA CCCTTGGATCAGTtgttattattgaatttcttaTGGTTCTCTCTTTTGGAGTAGTACTTCTATTCTTCACATGTAAATGTGCAATTCTTCTTGTAAATGAAAGAAGCAGCTTCAAATTCCAAAACTCTAAGCAGTCTACTCTGCGAAATTTTCAGAAGGAATCT TCAAGTGCTGATTTATCTGAGAAAACAACTGACTTAACTGGTGGTTGTTCTCGATATCTTTCTATTTACCATCGAACTTCCAGCTTTCGACAACG CTCTAGCCGTCACTCTGAACTAGCAGAATCTGGCCAGGATATACATAGCCCCTCTCAATCTACTAAAGGTCATCATCTACAGGCTCTACCTGATTTTATGCCACTTGCTATTGAGAAGGGCTCGTAA